acctagataattcggaggtctgtctcccagtcaaaatagaagtccgAAATCGGAACAAGATTtatccagatttgtgtcctttaattgcggggggattttggcatagtaaccgtccgaattaagaaaatcctatttcccaactaattgtagtattttgagttagccttctaatgccatttgaatcacttcaatccgatatttgagaagaaagttatgatcaaaatactgagacgtgtacagaatctgaatttaaATCCGATCTGAAATCTTATcctgatctttaatccaatttgatctttaatccaatttaacattttccttggatttggttgaacttaacTACATCATCttggtcttctcaaaatatgctttcttccaaacttcgcaattttacctttaaagctgtagtttttcttcaacgacctacaaaatactaaaaacacaaaatattaaataacgacacaggtaaaggattaactaatgtaaataaaggggtccaagtatgcaatatttgacacttatcaatgAGCTAAAagctcttaatgggtccatagtccctgcctattgggatggggtgttccctgcacacactcttgatggataccacatatatgagtgtggaggtgtTATCTCCTATGatacttgggtaggtctctaaaGCAcacatgaaagccattttatagTATAACAACAAAAGATGTAGATTGAGTACGGAtaagtttaaaactcttaatgggtccatagtccctcCTTCTTGGGATGAggtgttctctgcacacattcttgataggggtgcaaaggcggttacggttagcggttagtggcaataaccgctaaccgtaaccgccctagcggttagtaaatttcactaaccgcaaccgataaccgctaggcggttagcggttagcggttagtagccggttagcggttagtgaaatagataaccgcccgctaaccgctttttaaaaattgagcttttttttttggctttttggggttttttttacccttatttttttttcttgtatttttaatatcttcttgtgcccaattgctataaaaagagcccatattgaaaaataaaaaatatttgacccaaaatttacatttacttgtacttaaaaaaaaatttccttaaatattaaatcataactcgttaactttttttttttaggaaaaaaaaaaaattcaacacaacatacaaaaaaaagttcagaattcagataactatcacaacatataaaaaataaaaataaaaaaagttcaacacaaagcatataaaataagttcaaataaaacattaaatgatacaaatagtcaaataaaacattaaaacttcatcaatcttctcatttggtcctctagcaaatcctgtggacatcaaaagaagaaaagttataatattaaacataataatattaagacacaagcatgtacacatatcaaaaagtgcttaatataattgtattgtaattaaaatactatgacaattcaaaaaataataatcttcgttactaacaaacctctaggAATGAGATTGATTAGGTTTAGTTTAAGGTtaggaagagatgaatatatatgggtattaaaacgacgtagttttggcttgttcaattttaaaaaattgttcaacaaatggttaaaaaaattggtcaaaaaatttgttcaaaaaatggttcaatttcttttttcataaaatggtttaaaaattgtcaaaatagtgttcaaaaaaaatgaaaaatatattaatacttaaattgttgttataagtaattgttgaatctaatgctaattgcttaatttgacattttatgaatcacattgtcattgtatataaatattatgattaaatatttgaattgtcattggatcatatgattaagtgttgatcttataaacttacaaacaaacaaaaatacttcaattgtatttataagtaacacattgtttaatccaatgtcaattacttaatttgatattatatgaatcatattgtcattgtcattgtacatgaataattgattaagtattggaattgtaattggatcatatagttaagtatttatcttatacatttatattattcaatatgcatataatataactatacatttatattattcaatatgcatataatataactataagcaattatatatatatatatatatatataaaattcaaaattgttcaaaattgttaattttctttttttttttttctttcaaaaaatggttaaatttctttttctaaaaaatgttcaaaaaaaaaacattaatacttcaattgtgattataagtaacacattgttgaatctaatgtcaattacttaatttgatattatataatcatatagtctcattaaattatatcatatgattcatatgattaattatttaaattcttatcatatttacttataatcttttttctttgaattgaacttaatatatAATGGTAAATggcaatgttcaaactcctaaatcctaaattcctaaagtatctaataatgctttaattaaattgtagacttgtagttataagtaacatattgtttaattcaattgaatcgattgtgattatcattgtacatgaatcatatgattaacttgtagacttatgacttatgagttatgtcatattatatatgtattatttattattatataatcatatgatttaatgatcaaatcatcatgtcatataatcatatcaattatagtgataatatataaattactaaaattataatgataatacattaatacttaaattgtgtttataagtaacacattggtcattatttaatccaatgtcaattacttaatttgatattatacgaatcatatcatcattgtacattaataatatgattcacttgaagtcttgaataaagtatttgaattgtcatttaatcatatgattaactattgatattatacgtttatattattcatatacatatgtagacttatatagacttataagtttataacatacattggaaataagtctctagatatttaattgttgtattagtatgaattagtatacttatgagttatgtcatattatatatgtataatttgttattatataatcaaatgatttaataatcaatctcatgtgatataattatataaattatagtgataatatattaatactcaaattgtgatttaattattttttttaaaaaattgtgatttaatgatcaagtgattatatgatataatcatataaattatagtgataatatattaatactcaaattgtgatttaattatttttttaaaaaaattatgatttaatgatcaagtgattatgttatatgtataaatatttttataattataattataaaaatatattatataaaaaggcggttagcggttacggttagtaaacccaataaccgctaaccgctaaccgctaggcggttatggcggttaggcggttagcggttaatgcggttagacggttaggcggttaggcggttggcggttatagcggttagcggttagcgggcggttaaaaaccgcccgcctttgcacccctaattcTTGATGAACGTCACCTATGTGAGTGTAGAGGTGGTGCCGCTTCCTATGaaactttggcaagtctctagaaCACTCATAAAacccagaggcgcatggcctgtattaGGCGCCAACCcactatagaacaacccaattttctttatttgatttgatttgactttttgtttatttaatttgatttaaatttttatttttggagaaagttatgtggatgataagtttgtttaacttaTTGATTTGGtcaaaagagtttaactctaccacgattcattaagttcctacttatttatcctaggtgtgGTTAAAACTTTCGGGTATCACATCGATACATGCTTTCAATCTCTTTTTATTCTAATGTTTGTAGcatgtgggggattgttataatatttgttacaaacattcatttttcagtcatttgaaaatgttttatcatttgataatatcttcacgaatttttataagaaatacaAATCATCTTTAACAATTTTAgtttataaccgtttgtatttattacttggttatgagatataacttttatgaccatTTATAtctattacttggttatgagttattaaataaaaattagttttaataaatttttaccGTTTTGACCGTTACTatttaacaagttttattgtagtttgacaatttgattattaacaaatgttttatcGTTTTTTAGTGTTATGACCATTTggttattaattatataaagaaataaaacattCTCAATCCTATGGTAGAGTGAGtttgcaacaagaaagaaagaaaggcaaactcattttctttataaaagagttttgtcctATTTTAGAAGATCAATTGTATAGAATTCGattatattcaatttttattttctctttgcggttttttatcaagaaaatcaaagagttgttctactagtcttcattactggaagtgcgtccttaacgaaagTAGATgttatagtctaatcctgaAAAGTTGCGTGTCAAATGATCTGATCGCACTGAGTTATACATTCTGGGAgacacgaatcaacctttaaggacaatgctcttgcgtgattctatagcattgtgagatattttcatactctactttttatctcttatattttatttattttattgttaattttcatattgtaattattttatatcaatgagaatttgtgcataACTAAAATTATTTCGAACAATTCGTGATTGGGTGGAGCCAAAACCCAATCGCCATTGTCATCACGCACCATCCCTTTGTTCTTCTCCACCCACCACGACCCTGGAATCAAGCACTCATCCTTGAGAAAATCAGAGAATTTGTTGACCAAAGCCAAACTCCTCTTCACCTTCAGCTCAAAATCACCATTCTTCCCGTTCCAGCCAGCCACCACATGCAACATGGCCTCCAAATTATGCCAGTCACTCGGATTCTTGGAGTCCTTCAAGCTCGGCGACTTCCTTGTATCTATCACCAGCTCGATCCCCGTGTCCACGTACCCCAACCACCGCCCCGGATAGTGCGGGATCACGTCGATGGTGTTCTTCACATGCAGAACCTTCAGATTTGTGTACTTGTTGAACCTCTCATTGAAAGCTTTATTCCCAACTCGCGGGCACGCGAAAACAATAGCCGAAACCGGAATATCGGAAACCCCATTCTCGACAAGATCGAAAGCGCTCAAGACCGATAAGCTTGCGCCAAGGCTGTGCCCTGTTAATGTGACGCTTACATTCTCGTCTTTGTATTGGTGGGTCAACTCCTTGATCTTGCTTAGAAGCTGTGCTCTTGCGCTTGTTTTTGTGAAGGGTGACGTGGGGTCGTCTGAGGTGTAAATGGTAATCCAGCCCCTCATGACTTTTGGAATCTTTTCTCTCCTTAACGGTTTAacagaagaaaaacagagaagTTTTTTCGGCGCTTTTTCAGGATTGTTTGGACGAATCAATGACATGGCAGATGCCAGGTCAGCACCCAACACATCAATCCACTCGTAGCTCCTTGTTGTGCCGCGCCATGCGACGTATATTTCACGGCGGCCGAGGGCGCGGCTGACATCGTCGGAGGTGACGGCGATGTAGCCAATCCAGTTGGACTCGCGGTCCCAGGATTCGCGGGAGTGGGAGTGGAGAAGAAAGGCTTCGGCGTTGCTGACTTTGGCGGTGGCGTAGAGGAAGGAAACGACTTGGTAGTCGGAGGGGGCGTCGAACATGAGGTTGTGGAAGAAGGAGGCCTTGCCGTAGCGGCTGGAGCCGCAGTACTTGGAGTTTTGGTCGTTGTTGAAGGCGTCGTAGGTGGCCTGGCAGAGGTCGCCGCAGCGGAGGATGAGTTTGCGGAGGGAGAGGTCGAGGGGGTCTAAAAGGCCTTCCCAGTTATTGCTGCCCAGGAGTTTAGGCCATGTAATTGCTTCAGTTCCGTTCATGATCGTAGACTCGTAGTGGAAGGGAGGGGAAGATTTGTATAATGCAGATGGGCAGATGAGTAGGTGTATTTTGTTGGATTATATAAAAGAATTGAAACGATGAagtcaatattattattattatttatttttcatttctttaaagAAGCCAGAAGGTAGAAGGGAAGGTGTATTGGTCATTGTCTGCTGGATCCCCTTTACATGTTGTTTTAATAACAGCATTTATGCTATAATTTAAGTAACGGTTAAGAAtgaatctctcaaaatcttttttgattttctctttcctattaaaaacttctcaaaataagtcaactttgagattcaatcttgaccgttgcttACATTTatagcatacatgctgttattaaaataacatcatataAACCAGATCCCTAGCTCAAACCCTTAAAATACCCGACaataataacagcatgtatgctgttaTTATTGAATGTCAAAGTTGACTTATTTTGAGAAACTTttaatagagagagaaaatgaagaaatattttgagagattcaatcttgaccgttatTTAAACTACAACATGCATTCTGTTGTTTTAATTAcaaaaccaaattaaacaatacttatttcctattttttatcATCAAATCCTTCAAGTTTGGAGGGCTGACTGGTTCAGGACTTTTggacattttaagaaaaatttaaaactatttcGTCTCAACAAAgtatgcaaaaacaaaaatttccataaaaaagaCTCATAGAACTTCTAAATCAGCCTCCTCCTTTAATCCTCATATTCCAGGAATCAATTCCCTccttcttggattttttttttttttgttagaaaaaaaaaatgaaagaaggaaaaaccCTTAATACGAATTGGAATGCACGCATGAAATAATTAATGACATGGCAACATGCAGAAACATGGATGAACCACCGTCCACCAACCTATCATAACCAGGCGGCGTCAACACGTGGTAGATTCACAGTttcattttgcaattttttaaagaataaagagTCGGACATTATTGTAATCGGCTTTTCTAGTCCAAATAATACTTGATGGATCTCCGCCCCTGCATCTTAGCTGTCCGGGTTACGATTTGACCCGAATGCAACCGGCctgcacttaaaaaaaaaaaacatttttattgatttctttaaatttgattttttataaaaaaaaaaaattcaaaaaaaaaaaagttatttaacaagctctctattctattttaaatttaactttgatcaaCAAGACTTTCCAAATacaaaagtgaaagttatttagttttaaagCATCCATATTGAGCActtcaaataaaagttgaactagaaaagaaaaacttacttttttaaatttgaagaatcgcttttaaaataaatcaaatatcaaactctctatGTCTTCATTTACTTTAATcaaacattattattttcttatcttttaattctttttttattcttggtagatgagagagagaagttataaaatgaatatataagattaaaaagttaaataacttttactttttggcACTTGCTATTTGAAAAGCcttattgaatttgaaatagaACAAAGAGTATGTTAAATAActctttttatgagtttttttaaatttttaaagaaaaattgaatttaaaaagcTCAATAGAGCTGATCTTgtatattcattttcctttatCGCCACCCATTTTTTATCCCCCAAGAGACATCTGTATCCAATTAAACAACACAAATTCCGTTCCTTTCTCCATCAAACCTTAGAAAATCTTCCTTATCTAAATGGGAAATAATCCAACAACATACACTCTGAGCCCCAAACACGCCCCCGCCGTGACGATGAACCCAGCAACCGAAGCAGCCGAATCAACAGAATGGTCTCAACTCCTCGGCAGCAATAACTGGGAAGGTCTTCTAGACCCCCTCGACCTCTCCCTCCGCCAGCTCATCCTCCGCTGCGGCGACCTCTGCCAGGCCACCTACGACGCATTCAACAACGACCAGAACTCCAAGTACTGCGGCTCCAGCCGCTATGGAAAGGCCTCATTCTTCCACAAAGTCATGTTTGACGCCGCCTCCGACTACCAAGTCGTGTCCTTCCTCTACGCCACCGCCAAAGTCGGCCACCCTGAAGCCCTTCTTCTCCACTCGCAGTCGCGCGAGTCCTGGGACCGTGAGTCCAACTGGATTGGCTACATCGCCGTCACCACTAACGACGTCAGCCGCGCCCTGGGCCGACGCGAAATACATGTCGTGTGGCGCGGGACGACAAGGAGCTACGAGTGGGTTGATGTGTTAGACGCTGATCTCAAATCTGCCATGCAATTGATTCGTCCAAATGCGCGTGCTGAATTTGGCGATGGCGATGATGGTAGTAGCAGTAGTGATAGCCATGGTGATAATGAAAAGGTTCCAAAAGTCATGAACGGCTGGCTTACTATTTACACCTCAGACGACACCAACTCACCCTTCACAAAGGTCAGTGCAAGAACACAGGTTTTAAGCAAGATCAAAGGCTTGATACAGCAATACAAAGATGAGAAGCTAAGCGTCACATTAACAGGGCACAGCCTTGGCGCAAGCTTATCGGTCTTGAGCGCTTTCGATTTGGTGGAGAATGGGGTTTCCGATATTCCGGTTGCAGCTATTGTATTTGGGTGCCCACAAATTGGGAATAAAGCTTTCAATGAGAGGTTCAACAAGTATACAAATCTGAAGGTTTTGCATGTAAAGAACNNNNNNNNNNNNNNNNNNNNNNNNNNNNNNNNNNNNNNNNNNNNNNNNNNNNNNNNNNNNNNNNNNNNNNNNNNNNNNNNNNNNNNNNNNNNNNNNNNNNgagtgcgtttttaaaaaaataatctgcgattttaaaccaaatcgcaattttatggtgtttgggattgcgattttaaaaacgcaaattttaaaatcgcaaaaaaatctgcgattttcataagctgattagatggtgcttatttgaaaaagtgcgaatttaaaacaaaatcactatttctattaaaaagatatttgacgCAATAGTTATCTTTTTTAGAGCggtaatgaaaaaaatactaaaaatacccacataaaatatattaaaacccttattttctctctcttttttttttcttcatcctctctgtctcaTTCGTCGTTATTGGTAATTTgatcatgaaaccgcaattatatgttaatgttatccaaacactcaattgataaaaaaagtactttttaacatgttttaccaaacgcctgtgcgattttaaaaagtagtgattttaaaaacgcaatttttagaaacgcaatttttaaaatcgcacttattgaaatcgcactcccaaacgggccctaagaAAAACCCGTTCCATATACCAAGTGCAAGGTCCACCTATTGTCTTCTCCAATTCATTCGGATCTTTTGCaattaaacaattaatgttTTCTCTTTGCCGCTTTTTATCAATTTGATAAAAAGGGTTGTTCTAATAGTCTCCATTATTaaaagtgcgtccttaacgaaagTAGACACTATAATCTAATCCTGGAAGGTTGCATGTCTagagatccgatcgcaccgagttatatacTCCGGAAAGCACGAATCAACTTTTAAGAACAACGCTCTTGTGTGTTCTAATAGttttcatctcttgtaatttatatattttattgttaattttcaggtttgtattcttttatttcaataagaattttatgcaccatccaaaattatttccaacatatTGTAAAGATCATCTTAGAAgcatcagaaaagaaaaagaagattagAAGAATTTGTAgctaatacaaaaaaaattggggagtGATCTAATGACTGGAGTTTGTAGTCTAAGTAGTGGAGAGGATGCaatgtatatataaatgcaaatgaTTGTTCAAAAGAGTTGCCCTCAGAAAttcaattgaaaaagaaaaggttgaaGATAGTGGGCTTGGCTAAGNNNNNNNNNNNNNNNNNNNNNNNNNNNNNNNNNNNNNNNNNNNNNNNNNNNNNNNNNNNNNNNNNNNNNNNNNNNNNNNNNNNNNNNNNNNNNNNNNNNNCAATTATagtgtttataaaattacagtatggttttcaaaatcgcattttaatatttaaaattatgagtttatttttttaaaataatctttttaccTACGATTTGAAGACACAAATTCTCTATAAGATCACGATGCTAAAACATTCCCTTCCGAATATTTGGTGTATAAGTTATTTaggaaataaatatatatacattaaaaatacagaaaataattgaatataGAGGTATATGGGTCGTCTAGAATGATGCACAACTAGAATGTGCTTCTTTCCTCATTCTTTTGCGCTCCCACGTCAATAGTTGTATGTATGTAAAAGTCAATAATTCAGTCTGTTTAAGAACTAACTTGGGAGAATTATGATATgcttatttaatcatttttcaaccaatactgtaatttttatttaagaaattaaacaaTTCTACCATATGCTA
This window of the Corylus avellana chromosome ca5, CavTom2PMs-1.0 genome carries:
- the LOC132181851 gene encoding phospholipase A1-IIdelta-like; its protein translation is MNGTEAITWPKLLGSNNWEGLLDPLDLSLRKLILRCGDLCQATYDAFNNDQNSKYCGSSRYGKASFFHNLMFDAPSDYQVVSFLYATAKVSNAEAFLLHSHSRESWDRESNWIGYIAVTSDDVSRALGRREIYVAWRGTTRSYEWIDVLGADLASAMSLIRPNNPEKAPKKLLCFSSVKPLRREKIPKVMRGWITIYTSDDPTSPFTKTSARAQLLSKIKELTHQYKDENVSVTLTGHSLGASLSVLSAFDLVENGVSDIPVSAIVFACPRVGNKAFNERFNKYTNLKVLHVKNTIDVIPHYPGRWLGYVDTGIELVIDTRKSPSLKDSKNPSDWHNLEAMLHVVAGWNGKNGDFELKVKRSLALVNKFSDFLKDECLIPGSWWVEKNKGMVRDDNGDWVLAPPNHELFEIILVMHKFSLI
- the LOC132182890 gene encoding phospholipase A1-IIdelta-like (The sequence of the model RefSeq protein was modified relative to this genomic sequence to represent the inferred CDS: added 378 bases not found in genome assembly), producing MNPATEAAESTEWSQLLGSNNWEGLLDPLDLSLRQLILRCGDLCQATYDAFNNDQNSKYCGSSRYGKASFFHKVMFDAASDYQVVSFLYATAKVGHPEALLLHSQSRESWDRESNWIGYIAVTTNDVSRALGRREIHVVWRGTTRSYEWVDVLDADLKSAMQLIRPNARAEFGDGDDGSSSSDSHGDNEKVPKVMNGWLTIYTSDDTNSPFTKVSARTQVLSKIKGLIQQYKDEKLSVTLTGHSLGASLSVLSAFDLVENGVSDIPVAAIVFGCPQIGNKAFNERFNKYTNLKVLHVKNTIDLIPHYPGRLLGYEYTGIELVIDTRKSPSLKDSKNPSDWHNLQAMLHVVAGWNGEKGDFELKVKRSLALVNKSCEFLKDECLIPGSWWVEKNKGLVRDENGEWVMAPPDDEDLPVPEYYGQGT